The Niabella beijingensis genomic interval CAGTTATAGTCTGTTTCATCTACAAAAGTCCAGAACCGCTGTGGCTTGCTGATAGCACTCTCACCCGTTTGACTTGCGCTGTAAATAAACGGCTCCTGATAATATCCGGTGCCATCAACGGTTATCCGGGAATAGTTCATGATACGTTGATCGCGTATCTGCTGGCGTATCTTTATAATACCAGCTCCATAATCAATATTCAGTCCGGAAAGCGTTTTCTGTTCTCCTTCCAGTAAATGCTGCCGCACCTGTGTCAGTTCCGGTTGTTGAAAAAGCACCTTCGATGGCTGGTCGGTACGCACATCTGAAACAACTGCAAAATCATACATATAGCGTTCGCTGTACTCATCATTCAGCACACTGGTAAAAAGGTTCTTAAACGCTACCTTAAAGCGTTGCCCCTGCAGGCCGGTGTTTAACACCAGTCCCAATGTACTGTTATGCCTGTAAGTAAGCCCGCTGCCGTGCATAGCACGGGCCTGGTCGGGATCCGTACTCACGGAATCCAGGTAACTTACCCCATTGAGCTGCCCTCTTACATTATTATAAGGCACTACTGTCTGGCTGTTGCGCAAACTGGCTCCCGCCACAAATCCGATCCGGAGCCCCTTATCATTTAGCGGATATACTCTTCCCAGTGTAATACGTCCATTGTAGAGCGGCAGGGTTTTGTACCGGTACAATCTCAGTCCGTCGGCACTTATTCTTTTGCTTTGAGCGATGGCGTCAAAACTATTATAGGGCACTTCCCGGTCACCATCAAAAGCCCTTCCCTCATCGGAGCCGTTTCCGGGCTCGCCGGGTGGCGGCACATCATTTCCCGACCCGGGAAACTGCCAGGATATTATTTTTGTTTTCAGTTTACGGCTTCCGTCTTCAAATCCGAAAAAATCGTATTTTCCCCAGCGGCCCAGGCGGTAAAAATCCTTACCCGTCCCCTGGTCATTCATTCCCAGACCAAGGCCAATGATTGTAAAACTATTAACGGGAATATCCAGCGTGTTCACGCTAATTTGCCCGCCGCTGAACTCTGCTGATACATCGGGAGTAGCCGTTTTATTGACCACAACATTGCTCACTACTTCCTGGGGAATGGCATCAAAGGAAAAGTCCCTCCGGTTCATACTGGTACTGGGAACCACGATCCCGTCTATCATTCCCTGGTTATAGCGATCACCCAATCCTCGAACCATTACATACCGATCGTCGATGGTGGTAATACCGGTAATTCGTTTCAGTACCTGCCCCATATTGTTGTCGGGTGTCCGGGCGATTTGTTCTGATGAGATCCCGTCTGTAAGCGAGGCCGCATTTTTCTGCCGGAGAAAATGCGATGCAATGCTTTCCTTGCGCACAGAAGAAGTAACCACCACCCCTGCCAGCTGATCTTTCTGGCGTGTCAGGGTGATATTCAGTTCCAGAAAGGGCCGTTTGTTGAGTTCGATACCTGTTATTTTTTTTATGGTATACCCTACAGAGGAAACCGTTGCAGCGTATGTACCCTGCTCCAGCGTTATTTTAAAAGCACCGTTGGCATCGCTTATCAGCTGATGCGTTCCGATGGTCACTGTTGCATTTATAAGCGGATCACCGGTTTCGTCGTCTACCACCCTGCCGGCAACCAGGGTAGTATCCTTATCAATCGGCTTCTTCTTTTCAAAAATCTGAACGACAATATTGTTCCCTTCGGCTATGAAAGACAAACGGGCGAATTGTTTCAAGTGCCCCAGCACTTCGTTCAGTGGTGTATCGGTATAGTCAACGGCTGTTATAGAGATATTTTGTGCGATTTTCTTATCGTAGGAAAACCGGGCTGCACATTGTTTTTGAATTGCTAAAAAAACCCTATGCAGATCGGTGGCCGTTTGATGCAGCGTCACCGGATAAGGGGGGATCTTTACGGTTT includes:
- a CDS encoding TonB-dependent receptor; amino-acid sequence: MSLFFWLTGISLPAQTVKIPPYPVTLHQTATDLHRVFLAIQKQCAARFSYDKKIAQNISITAVDYTDTPLNEVLGHLKQFARLSFIAEGNNIVVQIFEKKKPIDKDTTLVAGRVVDDETGDPLINATVTIGTHQLISDANGAFKITLEQGTYAATVSSVGYTIKKITGIELNKRPFLELNITLTRQKDQLAGVVVTSSVRKESIASHFLRQKNAASLTDGISSEQIARTPDNNMGQVLKRITGITTIDDRYVMVRGLGDRYNQGMIDGIVVPSTSMNRRDFSFDAIPQEVVSNVVVNKTATPDVSAEFSGGQISVNTLDIPVNSFTIIGLGLGMNDQGTGKDFYRLGRWGKYDFFGFEDGSRKLKTKIISWQFPGSGNDVPPPGEPGNGSDEGRAFDGDREVPYNSFDAIAQSKRISADGLRLYRYKTLPLYNGRITLGRVYPLNDKGLRIGFVAGASLRNSQTVVPYNNVRGQLNGVSYLDSVSTDPDQARAMHGSGLTYRHNSTLGLVLNTGLQGQRFKVAFKNLFTSVLNDEYSERYMYDFAVVSDVRTDQPSKVLFQQPELTQVRQHLLEGEQKTLSGLNIDYGAGIIKIRQQIRDQRIMNYSRITVDGTGYYQEPFIYSASQTGESAISKPQRFWTFVDETDYNWKLILSRQFGADKKISSLLKLGYNGWYKSRTLNTVMLTMYTSRVNNGYKFRSSYDYLFNPANMGAGAGQAYYNAITLNNVLFKGDLKNHSVYAMADQRFFKKWRLIYGLRAEYFNLSSKDDDFLRKRYGGEIPFWAYRPNYFNDRELKEKDWRLLPSANLVYSLTPKVNIRGAYSRTVIRPDFRETSYFGMYSFDLNATITGKKLVSTIVDNLDIRFEWYPSPTEIFTVGGFYKHLDKPIELMADPAGARYYMFINQDHAKNAGLETEFRKSLDFINASADWLKDFFLFGNAALIRSKVIQATYPVAGTLPDGSEAWKYYTDTGSVARPLIGQVPWMINTGLAYQGDLWGITASFNRTGYRTNLVNLNPGETEYEQGRNLLDLQVYARFLKQQLEIKINCSNLLNEYRFYYQNLQAYESSNTAEGNFAGWKLKGGHSVAYEKEKGDRITYREKSGRNFSVAVTYKF